GAACCTCATTCCCCAGCCTAATCACCCGTGCTGCGGGGCCAAGTCAATTGGCGCCCGCCGCCCGCGCAACCGCTGCGGCCCGCATTACCCTACGCCCGCAGCAGCGTCAGGTTGTCTCGGTGGACCACCTCGTAGTACGACCACTTGCCGAGGATCTCGCTGAACCGCTCGGTCGGCTCGCCGGCCACCTGCCGGACGTCCTTCGAGCTGTAGTTCGTCTGGCCGCGGGCGAACTCCTCGCCGTTGGGGCCCACCAGGCTGACAACGTCGCCCTTGTCGAACTCGCCCTCGACGGCCGTGATCCCGACCGCCAGCAGGCTGCCGCCCTCCTCCGCAATGGCGTGCTCGGCGCCCGCGTCCAGCCGCAGCTTCCCCTCGGGGTGCACGCTCCAGCCGATCCACCGCTTGCGGTCCCGCACGGACGCGCCGTTAGCGATAAACAGCGTTCCGATCGACTCGCCCGCCAGGATGTCTGGCAGCACGTTCGGCCGGCGGCCGTTGGCGATCACCACGTTCTCGCCCGCCTCGGTCGAGATCTTCACCGCCTTTAATTTGCTGGACATTCCGCCGGTGGACAGCCGCACGCCTGCGTGATTCGACTCCCCGGCCAACCCCATGACGGTCTTGTCCAGCTCGCGCACGATTGGGATCACCTTCGAGCCCTCGACGCTGGGGTCGCCGTCGTACAGGCCTTCCACGTCGGTCAGCAGCACCATCAGCGGCGCCCGGATCAGGTTGGTGACCAGCGCCGCCAGGCGGTCGTTGTCGCCCATCGAGCGGCGCAGCTCTTCGACCCGCACGGTGTCGTTCTCGTTGACGATCGGCACTGCGCCGTAGTCGAACAGCGCCCGCAGCGTGTTCCGGGCGTTCAGGTACCGGCGCCGGTCGTGCATGTCGTCGGCGGTTAGCAGCACCTGCGCGGCGTGCAGCCCGTGCGGCTCGAGCGCCTGGTTGTAGCACTCAATCAGGCAGCTCTGGCCGACCGCGGCGGCCGCCTGCAGCTGGGCCAGGTCGGTCGGCCGCTCGGTCAGGCCCAGCCGGCCGATGCCGGCGCCCACCGCGCCGCTGCTCACCAGCACCACCTTGCGCCCGTCGGCCCGCAGGCGGGCGATCTGGTCGGCGATCGACTTGATCTGCCCCAGGTCGAGCGCCCCGTCGGGCCCGGTCAGCGTGCGGGTGCCCACCTTCACGACAACCATGTCGGCGATGGCGGCGATCTCGTTGCGTACGGCGTCTAGCATCGGTGAAACGGGGGTTGGCGAGAATCGGCGCAGGGTCGCCGCGGCGGGTTCCGTCCCCCGCCGGGCGCGCCCCATTGTACTACTGGCGCGGCGGTCGAAGCAGGCGGGCCGCTCAGGCCGGCTTCAGCACCAGCAGCGTCACGCCGGTGGTCATGTCGGCCGTCTCTTGGCGGTAGGCGTCCATGTGCGGGGCGGCCAGGTGAGCCTCGAGCGCCGCGGTGCTCGCCCACTTCTCGACCACCACCACGGCGTCCTCGCCGGCCAGTTGCTGCACATCCATGCCGGTCGGCTCGTCGACGGTCGCGCCGTACTCGATGCAGCCTTCCTCGGCCCGCACCAGCGGCGTCAGCCGCGCGAACGCCTCGAGGAATCCCGCCCGGACGCCCGGCTTCAGGGTGATGGTCGCGACAACGTGGATCATGCTGCGTGCTCGGTGGGCATCGAGGGGAGGGGGGAGGCAAACCGTTTAGGTTAACGGACCCACCGGACCCGCGACACCCCGGCGGAGCTACTCCAGCGGCCGCCGCTCGACCCCTTCGAAGGTGATTTTCACCGGGCGGATGGTGCCGTCGTCGTTGAATTCCATGCGGTCGATACAGACCACGCGGTGGTTGCCGTCGGTCTCTCCCAGCGGCCGGCGGTGGTAGACGATGTACCAGTCATCCGAGCCCGGCGGGTGCACTACCGAGTGGTGCCCGGCGCCGGTGGCCACCTTGGGGTCCTGCTTCAGGATCTTCGCGACCCGCTTAAACGGGCCGGTCGGCGAGTCGCCAATCGCGTACGCGACGCTGTAGTCCGGGCCGGTCCAGCCCCCTTCGGACCACATCATGTAGTACCGCCCGCCGCGTTTGAACACGAACGGGCCCTCGACGTAGTTCTCCGGCGTGATCTCCTTGAAGGTCTCGCCATTGGGGAACTGTTGGAGCGACAGCAGGTCCGGCGCCAGTCGGGCCACGTTGCAGTGCCGCCAGCCGCCGTAGTACAGGTAGAGCTGGCCGTCGTCGTCGCGGAACACGAACTGGTCGATCGGCTGCGCGCCGTTGTGGAACCGGTCGATCAGCGGGCGGCCGATGGCGTCCTTGTAGGGGCCCTCCGGCTTGTCCGCCACCGCCACGCCGATTCCGCCTAGGGCCTCGTCGTTCTGGATGTCGTTGGCGCCAAACAGCAGGTAGTACTTGTCGTTGGCCGCGATGATCGATGGCGCCCACACCGCGTAGCTGGCCCAGTCGACGTTGTCCGCGTCGAGCACGCGCGGGTGCTTGGTCCAGTTCACCAGGTCCGTGGAGCTGAACGCGTCGAAGAACGTCTGCTTGTGGTACCTGTCCGAATAGGTCGGGAAGATCCAGTAGCGGTCGCCGAAGATGATCGCCTCCGGGTCGGCGTACCAGCCGGCGAACACCGGGTTGCCCGACAAGCCCCGCTGCTTCAGCTCGGGACGCGCCTCCTGCCCCTGACAGCATGGTGCGGTGGCTAGCACAACCAAGGCGATCAACAACTGACGCGGCATCGTGATTCTCATGGATGAAGGTGTATCGCGGAGCGGGGGTCGGTCTCGGATTGGCACTAGCAGTTGGGTCACCCGGGCAAGGGCTCGGTAGTCACTTTCAGCGGCAGGGCGTTCTTGTGGGCCTGCTCTGGGTCGGCGCCGCACGAGCGGAGCTGGTCGGCCTTGAGCTCGGCGTGCTCACGCATGCCGGACCACACACAGCTCTTGCCAGAATCATGGGCCGTCATCGTGATCTTGAGCGCCTTCTCTGGTTCGTAGCCGAACACCTTGATGATCGATTCAACCACAAACAGAAAGCCGTTGATGTCGTCGTTGTGCAGGATGACCGCGTAGGGCGGCTGCTTCTTCGGCTTTTTGCGGCACTCGGCTGCTTTCTCCGTTTCTTCCGCGGGCAGCACGGCCGGCTCGGCGGCTTCGGCGGCCATAAACACCTCCTGTGATCCTCTTGAACTGGGTCTAGGTGACTCAACCAGCGTGCGGCACAAGTCACTGCTACCTGGGCGCGGCGCTAGCGACCGGTCATCTCATACAGCGGAAGGTGCCGGTAGAACACCTCCAGACTCAGCAGGTTGAGCGTCGTGACATACAGCCGGCCGCCCAGGTGCCGCCACTTGTCGGGGACCGGGGCGATCGGGTTCCAGCTACCGGCCAGCTCGCCGCCGCGGGTCTGGCTGTCGACCAACAGCGGGTGCAGGGAGTCATTCCACGCATCCCAGTGGCGCCCGCCCACGTGGAACATCACCTGCGTGCCGTAGTACCAGTAGTACGTGTCCCGCAGCGGGTTGCCCAGCGTGCTAGTGCGGGCGGGGGTCATCGACTCGCCCACGGTCGGCAGGTTGGCCAGCAGGTGGTCGGCGCCCCGCTGCATCCGGCGGCTCTCACGCCCCTCACCCAGGTAGAGCTGCATCAGCAGGCCGACGGAGGTCATCACCGTGCCGGGGTTGCGGCCGTGGCTGGTGCGGGCATCGTTGGCCGGGGCGTTGGGGTTGTAGCAGAAGCGGGCCTGGTCGCCCGCCTGCTCGCGGCACGCCTCGAGAAACCGGCGCACGCCGGCGTAGGTGCGGGTGGGTACCTCCAGCCCGGCCAGATCGCCGCTCCGTAGCGCCATCAGCATCCACCCGGTCACCGACAGGTCCGAGTTGAACCCGGGCGTGTACCGCCAGCCGCCGAGCCGCTCGACCTGCGTCGACACGATGTAGTCGATCGCCCGCTGCGCCGGCCGCTGCAGCCGCGGGTCGCCGGTCATGCCGTACGCCTCGCAGAGGGCGATGGTGGCGATGCCGTGGCTGTAGAACCGAGCTACCTGGTAGGCGTCGCTGCTGCCGGACTCGGGGAAGATCACCCCCGAGTCGTCTTGCATC
This genomic interval from Posidoniimonas corsicana contains the following:
- the proB gene encoding glutamate 5-kinase encodes the protein MLDAVRNEIAAIADMVVVKVGTRTLTGPDGALDLGQIKSIADQIARLRADGRKVVLVSSGAVGAGIGRLGLTERPTDLAQLQAAAAVGQSCLIECYNQALEPHGLHAAQVLLTADDMHDRRRYLNARNTLRALFDYGAVPIVNENDTVRVEELRRSMGDNDRLAALVTNLIRAPLMVLLTDVEGLYDGDPSVEGSKVIPIVRELDKTVMGLAGESNHAGVRLSTGGMSSKLKAVKISTEAGENVVIANGRRPNVLPDILAGESIGTLFIANGASVRDRKRWIGWSVHPEGKLRLDAGAEHAIAEEGGSLLAVGITAVEGEFDKGDVVSLVGPNGEEFARGQTNYSSKDVRQVAGEPTERFSEILGKWSYYEVVHRDNLTLLRA
- a CDS encoding putative quinol monooxygenase; its protein translation is MIHVVATITLKPGVRAGFLEAFARLTPLVRAEEGCIEYGATVDEPTGMDVQQLAGEDAVVVVEKWASTAALEAHLAAPHMDAYRQETADMTTGVTLLVLKPA
- a CDS encoding glycoside hydrolase family 43 protein produces the protein MRITMPRQLLIALVVLATAPCCQGQEARPELKQRGLSGNPVFAGWYADPEAIIFGDRYWIFPTYSDRYHKQTFFDAFSSTDLVNWTKHPRVLDADNVDWASYAVWAPSIIAANDKYYLLFGANDIQNDEALGGIGVAVADKPEGPYKDAIGRPLIDRFHNGAQPIDQFVFRDDDGQLYLYYGGWRHCNVARLAPDLLSLQQFPNGETFKEITPENYVEGPFVFKRGGRYYMMWSEGGWTGPDYSVAYAIGDSPTGPFKRVAKILKQDPKVATGAGHHSVVHPPGSDDWYIVYHRRPLGETDGNHRVVCIDRMEFNDDGTIRPVKITFEGVERRPLE
- a CDS encoding ATP-dependent Clp protease adaptor ClpS; amino-acid sequence: MAAEAAEPAVLPAEETEKAAECRKKPKKQPPYAVILHNDDINGFLFVVESIIKVFGYEPEKALKITMTAHDSGKSCVWSGMREHAELKADQLRSCGADPEQAHKNALPLKVTTEPLPG